A portion of the Microbulbifer agarilyticus genome contains these proteins:
- a CDS encoding GH1 family beta-glucosidase, whose translation MTLINSTAKNALKIELKPDSPLMNREFIFGAATAAFQIEGAWDRDGRVPCIWDTFCAEPGRVANGDNGHEACDSYTRWEEDLALVQELGLDAYRFSIAWPRVITDIHGTVNQKAIDHYRKQLNFLNERGIKPFVTLYHWDLPQYLQDRGGWLNRETAYAFAHYADVVSRAFGDQIVSYATLNEPWCSAFLSYLHGIHAPGVQDRKQAYQAAHHLLLAHGLAEPKIRANAPLADVGIVLNISPSDPQQETLADRNACVLADLENRDFFLQPLLEGSYPEPVLNRHPTCSPMVLPGDLELISAELDFIGLNYYTRNRVVAADNEAGYEALVYAGDDATAMGWEIYPEGLTRTLQHLASLPRCPALYVTENGMAADDDLRGGAVDDEIRVAYFQSHLQAAEAAIAAGVDLRGYFAWSLLDNFEWAEGYNKRFGIVYVDYATQQRTPKASARALGELMTQRRQLERVEQESQ comes from the coding sequence ATGACGTTAATCAATAGCACCGCAAAAAACGCACTGAAAATCGAATTAAAGCCAGATTCTCCGTTGATGAACCGGGAATTTATCTTTGGTGCCGCCACCGCGGCGTTTCAAATTGAGGGTGCGTGGGACCGCGACGGACGCGTACCCTGCATTTGGGATACGTTCTGTGCTGAGCCTGGGCGTGTTGCCAATGGCGATAACGGGCACGAGGCGTGTGACAGTTATACGCGCTGGGAAGAGGATCTTGCATTGGTGCAGGAACTCGGTCTCGACGCCTATCGTTTTTCCATCGCCTGGCCGCGGGTGATTACCGATATTCATGGCACTGTTAATCAGAAGGCGATTGATCATTACCGCAAGCAACTGAATTTTCTCAACGAACGTGGCATTAAGCCGTTCGTTACTCTGTATCACTGGGATCTTCCGCAGTACCTCCAGGATCGGGGCGGCTGGTTGAATCGCGAAACGGCGTACGCGTTTGCGCACTACGCCGATGTCGTCAGTCGCGCATTTGGCGATCAGATTGTTTCTTACGCCACACTCAATGAGCCATGGTGCAGTGCGTTTCTCAGCTATCTGCACGGCATTCACGCCCCTGGTGTGCAGGACCGCAAACAGGCCTATCAGGCCGCCCATCACCTGTTGCTCGCACATGGACTGGCAGAGCCGAAAATTCGTGCGAATGCGCCGTTGGCGGATGTCGGCATTGTATTGAACATTTCGCCCTCGGACCCACAGCAGGAAACATTGGCCGATCGCAATGCCTGTGTACTGGCCGACTTGGAAAACCGTGACTTCTTTTTACAGCCATTGCTGGAGGGGAGCTATCCGGAGCCGGTGCTGAATCGACATCCGACTTGTTCGCCGATGGTGTTGCCCGGTGATCTGGAGCTGATCTCTGCAGAGCTCGATTTCATTGGTTTGAATTACTACACCCGCAATCGGGTTGTGGCTGCCGATAACGAGGCGGGCTACGAGGCATTGGTTTATGCGGGGGATGATGCCACGGCAATGGGCTGGGAGATCTATCCCGAAGGGTTGACCCGCACTCTACAACATCTCGCCAGTCTGCCGCGCTGTCCGGCGCTGTATGTGACAGAAAACGGTATGGCCGCTGACGATGATCTACGTGGTGGCGCGGTCGATGATGAAATTCGAGTGGCCTATTTCCAGTCGCATTTACAGGCGGCGGAAGCGGCAATTGCTGCAGGCGTCGATTTGCGTGGCTACTTCGCCTGGAGCCTGTTGGATAACTTCGAATGGGCAGAAGGCTACAACAAGCGGTTTGGCATTGTGTACGTAGACTACGCCACGCAACAGCGCACGCCGAAGGCGAGTGCGCGCGCTCTGGGTGAATTGATGACGCAGCGGCGGCAGCTCGAGCGCGTAGAGCAAGAATCACAATAA
- a CDS encoding helix-turn-helix transcriptional regulator codes for MNSALLYENIELPQGRTVKSAYYQFTPEQRCDIAPHFHMMFEVMLFVKGAGKIFLDGVEFPIEDGTLLYLPSLSVHEMVMEDGEQEFFLLQFEPQVMDELSLGYTAQDMPSAVCRLQENMLQRLSMMLHWCCEVNTNSDQLLIRNRVLQLLLIQIEKIVIQEDAADVSRSTGLGRLEPVLKYFQDSSKLSLTLDQAADLCGISRSHFSRLFHATLNTRYQDFLLKRKLQHAVQLLSTSKLRIADIAFQCEFSDSAHFCSKFKRVFGVTPQAFRKATVDNL; via the coding sequence ATGAACAGCGCCCTCTTATACGAAAATATCGAGTTGCCCCAGGGCCGCACGGTAAAGTCTGCCTACTATCAGTTCACGCCGGAACAACGGTGTGATATTGCCCCGCACTTCCACATGATGTTTGAGGTCATGTTGTTTGTTAAGGGTGCGGGAAAAATTTTTCTAGACGGTGTCGAGTTTCCTATCGAGGACGGCACGCTGCTGTATTTACCGTCGCTGTCGGTGCACGAGATGGTGATGGAAGATGGCGAGCAGGAATTTTTTCTGCTGCAGTTCGAACCACAGGTAATGGACGAACTGTCGCTCGGTTATACCGCGCAAGATATGCCGAGTGCGGTGTGTCGTTTGCAGGAAAATATGCTGCAGCGCCTTAGCATGATGTTGCACTGGTGTTGTGAGGTGAACACCAATTCGGACCAGCTGCTGATTCGCAATCGTGTGCTGCAGCTGCTGCTGATCCAGATCGAAAAAATCGTGATTCAGGAAGATGCCGCGGATGTTTCCCGCTCTACCGGGCTCGGTCGTCTGGAGCCGGTACTCAAATATTTCCAGGACAGCAGTAAACTTTCCCTCACCCTGGATCAGGCCGCGGACCTCTGCGGTATTTCCCGCAGCCATTTTTCACGGTTGTTTCACGCCACCCTCAATACCCGCTATCAGGACTTTTTGCTGAAGCGCAAGCTGCAGCATGCGGTACAGCTGCTTTCGACGTCCAAGCTGCGCATTGCAGATATCGCATTTCAGTGTGAGTTCAGTGACAGCGCCCATTTCTGTAGCAAATTCAAACGGGTTTTTGGCGTGACGCCTCAGGCATTCCGCAAAGCCACTGTCGATAACCTGTAG